The following are encoded together in the Macadamia integrifolia cultivar HAES 741 chromosome 10, SCU_Mint_v3, whole genome shotgun sequence genome:
- the LOC122092490 gene encoding galactinol synthase 1-like, with protein MASNTLSTTTLNYVVTKPAVSPSRAYITFLAGNGDYIKGAVGLAKGLRKVKSAYPLVVAVLPDVPAEHRQILESQGCIVREIEPVYPPENQTQFAMAYYVINYSKLRIWEFVEYSKMVYLDADIQVYENIDHLFDLQNGYFYAVMDCFCEKTWSHTTQYKIGYCQQCPDKVEWPVEMGSPPPLYFNAGMFVYEPSLSTSEDLLKTLQVTSPTAFAEQDYLNMFFKDIYKPIPPVYNLVLAMLWRHPENVELDKVKVVHYCAAGSKPWRYTGKEENMDRDDIKMLVKKWWDIYDDETLDYRKPAEGEAQKPFLAALSEAGFVNYIKAPSAA; from the exons ATGGCTTCCAATACCTTAAGCACCACCACCCTGAACTATGTTGTCACCAAGCCTGCCGTTTCACCAAGCAGAGCCTACATTACATTCTTGGCAGGGAACGGAGACTACATCAAAGGCGCCGTGGGTCTGGCCAAGGGACTTAGGAAGGTGAAGAGCGCTTATCCGCTCGTGGTGGCTGTCCTGCCTGACGTTCCGGCAGAGCATCGCCAGATTCTGGAGTCGCAGGGATGCATTGTCAGAGAGATAGAGCCtgtgtacccacctgagaacCAAACTCAATTCGCCATGGCTTATTACGTCATCAACTACTCCAAACTCCGTATCTGGGAG TTCGTGGAGTACTCCAAGATGGTATACTTGGATGCAGACATTCAAGTATATGAGAACATTGATCACCTCTTTGATCTTCAAAATGGTTACTTCTACGCAGTAATGGATTGTTTCTGCGAGAAGACATGGAGTCACACTACACAGTACAAGATCGGGTACTGCCAGCAGTGCCCAGACAAGGTTGAGTGGCCGGTCGAGATGGGCTCACCTCCTCCACTCTACTTCAACGCTGGCATGTTCGTTTACGAGCCCAGCCTCTCTACCAGCGAAGACCTCTTGAAGACCCTCCAGGTCACATCTCCCACAGCTTTTGCAGAGCAGGACTACCTCAACATGTTCTTCAAGGACATCTACAAGCCCATCCCTCCTGTCTACAATCTGGTTTTGGCCATGCTATGGCGTCACCCAGAAAATGTCGAGTTGGATAAGGTGAAAGTCGTCCATTATTGTGCTGCG GGATCAAAGCCCTGGAGGTACACGGGTAAGGAAGAGAACATGGACAGAGACGACATAAAGATGCTGGTGAAGAAGTGGTGGGACATTTACGATGACGAGACGTTGGATTACAGGAAACCGGCAGAAGGAGAGGCCCAGAAACCGTTCCTCGCCGCGTTGTCGGAGGCTGGTTTTGTTAACTACATTAAGGCGCCGTCGGCTGCTTAG